The genomic stretch GAACTATACAGGGAACAACACTGTTTAGGTAGGATCGATTTATAGAACGAGATTCTCCTAACAGAGCAATGGTGATGGTGTTCAACACTATTTCATTCACTTTGGTCACTCTTATGTGTGTTTACTTTACTGTGGAAGGTTGTAAGTAcatatattatatgtttttgttcaaaccaatatgtaaattgtatttttagcaGGATGAGAACGCAAATTAGagatttttatacatttcagttatattttaaaattcaccgTTATCTAGAGGAAATATATTGATTGCttttgaaatttcctttgtGTCAAATATTAATACAcgattaaaaaaacccaaaacaaatcTATGGATATTGAATGGGTTTATgttatttgagaaaaaagaagtgaagttaaattatcaaaaaaaaaaccagtaggAAAAGTAATATGAATGAGTTAACAATTGTTACCTTAAAAGGGCCAATACTAACCAGTGGGCAAATAATTGGTATTTCAGAATGTTTTTAACGATTAAAAAGTAAATGCGGCAATAAATACTGGCACTTTAACAAATCCTAAAGACTGCTTTATGATCCGATATAGACATGAATCTGGCATGTGAGAAAGATACCTGGCAGACTTCAGAGAAGTACCCCTCCTCTAAAGCTGTAGACGGATTGTGTGGAAATCTATCAGAAAGCGGAGGCCAGTGTGCGGTGTCTTTGGAGTCGAACGCCGATGTCACTTGGCTAGTGGACCTCGGTACAATTCAGAGTATTCATAAAATAGTCATACATTATAGAACCGATGAAATGCCATTTGGTGAGTGGATTAAAAATTACTCTGAAATCGTAGAAAAATCGAATAAATAACTATTAGAATTCGTAGTAACTTTCGTGGCATTCAAAATGCTCCAATGTACCCAGATTCAGAAAATGTATCATCTAAATTTCTGCTTATGCGATCTCTACCCTggtagaaattttttaatcatgtttttGTTTCTCTCTCCAATTCTTCTTCTGTTTTAGCAAACAGTGATTTGGCAGGCACCTTTCTTGGATTTTCTGTCTATGTGTCGAATACAACAGTCAAGGAGGACGGGTACCTGTGTTATCACGACACGACGTATACACCGTCAACTATTCCGTCAAGTCTGACCATAGAATGCACCATGCCAGGTCGATATGTGATCTATTTTAACACCAGAGAAGGCAATCTGTCCACAAAATCTGGCTATTCTACAAAGGCACAAATAAATCTATGCGAAGTGGAGGTGTATGGTATAAACTACTATATAGAATAATAGTTTATTACAATTCATGCTTATTCttcttcaaaaatgtttaaattacattatattttatatctcttatttaaaatatcagtaaTGCAGGGCAGTACGTCATAGACTGATAGGGTGACATGTTTAACAAGCGTTTTATAATGGTTATGACTTTTACTACCAGCCTTGCTTTCCTTTTAACAAGGTTGTCCTCTAGGGTTCTATGGTGTGCATTGCTCAAAGACTTGTCCAGTTAACTGTCACCATTGCAGCATTGTGTCTGGAGAATGTCTTGGAGACTGTCGGCCTGGTTTTTCCGGACAATTCTGTGATAATTATGAAAGAAgtatgtacaatttaaaatgacaCGGTAGAATTTCATTAAACaaatcatgaaatattatacatgtttcagacaaaccgaaaccactcttaataaaaaaaaatgataatattatcTGGTCATGATCCACATACTATCGGTTAAAAGGtaagtcattatttttttcattcgaaaaaaaggattattttttcaataaaaaagttaaaaagtgtttttctttctaaaatgactcaaattgattttgttcacattttagatagattaaatttatttatttattttctttaaattatttctttgcGCAGTTAATATGGCATTGCATCGCCCGACTTTTCAACTGCATACACTTTTTGACGGACAACCAAGTTCCAGACTCGTTGATGGTAAAAAAAGTGATCTTAATATACTCAGCAGTCAGTGCACTTCTACTCAAGATGGCCAGTCGTTTGTAATGTGGAGGGTAGATTTAGAAAATTACCGTCGCATTGAACGCATTGTTATCTACTCAAGAACGGATAATAAAAAATGGGGTGAGATACATTTGATAGATAAATGATCAAAATGCACTATTGGTGTACTTATtcataataagaaatgcattgATATTTTAGATGTCAACAATGGGTTTACAAGAAGACTTTTAGGGTTTTCAGTTGCCGTTTCGAATACGACTGATTACAATCATGGCGTTATTTGTTATCATGAGAGAAAATACAACAAGTATACGATACCTTCCATTGTGGATTTTTTCTGCTCTGCTGTTGGTCgatatgtaatattttacaatgaGAGACGCCCAGGAATCAGCTACCCAGAAGATTACAGTCAATACGCCTTTGTTGACCTCTGTGAAATAGAAGTTTATGGTACTTGAAATTtagtatgaagaaaaaaataacgtaTAATCATTCAGCAGTTAAGTGGAACATATAACAATTACAAGCTTTTATTCAAAGGTTGTCCAATACCCCAGTATGGATTTGAACAACCAGCCTGCACACTTCCTTGTGCTGCCTTGTGTAAATATGGTAAAACTTATTCCTGCTCTACTTGATAAGtttgataatataaaatttaacaaaaacgtTACGTTGcagatatgaaatttaaaattttgtgcgGACAAAACAAATTGCACCACTCGATCTCTAAGGCGAGATTGCATTTTGTTAATCTGCATATTAGTGTCTTCATATTTTATTATCATCATGAAAAAAGTGTTTTTCTGACAAAAAAAGGGGatgaaatgtgaaaaaaaaaccattacaGCGTAAAGTTAAAACTTTGACCATAAAAttctttcaaacaaaatatttttttttcggaaTATACAGAGTCTCTAGTATTTCAATTGTTACAACAAGCTATAAAagattaaatattattatttttattttaattattattattattattattattattattattattattatttttatttattttagatatgGAAAATCTGAGTTACAGGAAACAAACTTGGCTGTCATCACCATTCAGCCCTTTTATGGCTGCCGATAAAGCAGTTGATGGACGATATACGTCACGCCATTACTCAAGTGGACAGTGTGCAATATCAAAACCATCAACACAAATAACATGGTGGGTTAATTTGGGAAAGATACACAGGATCGAACTCGTCGTAATCTATTTCAGGACCGATAACGTACAATGGGGTATGGTAAACGGAATCTGGTAACATTAAATGATAaagttttgtaaaaagaaagTGTAAGAAGACCAATTGGTTTCtaacaaagtttaaaaaagattatttcaaaaaagaaattattttgaattatctTCCCTGcatgaaattaagaaatattGTCAGACTGATTTAgccttatttttttattcaaattgacCTTTGTCCTTTATGCCCTTTTGAAATTAACCAATGTAAAACGTTTGATGTCAAGTAGTCCGATGTCTCTACAATGCTTTGTTTAAAAGttgtgttttaaacaaaattgaaaaatgttaaGGATCAATGACTACATAATGGAGACATCAGGTGATTTTCTTAgtaatatattgtaatatttttaaactaaattaaaaacataGGTTAAAGTTTCAAGTCTTTACCTCTAACGATTTGAATGGAGTGGTAATAGCAAAATACATTTGGATTCACTAATTCAGATTTTCATATTATCTTGACCATTGGTCGTTATGTTATTTTAACTGGCTAATAAAGACACTTCAATCCCAAGCGGTCTAATGTCTCTGCGACCTGTGGTAAAAAAAAGTTGCAAATGTTTCTTCAATAATCTAGAGAACcttcatgaaaaataaatgctagAAGGAAACCTCGAGctttttcagtttaaatagattGGAGAACAATCTAAGTGAACCTTATACAACAGTTAAAGTTTAAAGTCTTTGTCGCTTATGGTTTTAGAAGAGCAGCGATATCAAGCATTTCAATCACAATACCTGGGAGACAAAGGGTCAGTTGGTGCTTAAACTCTTTGTTTGCCAATTAGGTAGAGAAAAGAAATTATTAGATTCATCGAATAATGAAAACTCTTCCCCGAGAAAAATATGGAAGAAAACgagaataagaaaataaaatcaatgatttttcaCCCTAGGATAAGAAGAAGTAATTATTACAATTTCATTCTGATAATATTTTGGTCATTTGTATTTAGTATTCATCGATGTTTGTCCCTTTTTGAAagcatttaaaagatattagCTTTTCGTCCGTTTAAGAATTCAACGAACATCAAAACCATGTTTCTGTGTTTGTTAAAGGAATAAACAATGGCTATACGGCAGTTTTCCTAGGATTTTCCTTGTACATTTCGAACTCTACTAATCGTCTTGACGGAATCCTATGTCACCACGATACAAATTACACAAGAGAAACCATTCCTGATCACGTGACTATTGATTGTCCTTATCATGGACaatatgtcattttttacaatgaACGTCTGCCCGGAGTTACCTACCCTTCCGGGTATTCAAACTTGGCTTATGGTGACCTGTGTGAAGTTGAGGTCTATGGTGGCaagtctttttttatttatttttttcaatttgttttaagTATTGAGCGTAGAATGTGATGTCTGTAATTTACCTTTTCTGGCAATGAACAGTTTGTCTCATGGGTGGCTGGTGTTTTTAATAATGTTGCGAAAGAAAGTTTATAGTAAAATGTCTTGGTTTATAATGCAGTTTTATTCAATGAAGGTTGTCCCAGTCCTGTGGGTAAAAATCCTCAGTGTTCGAGACCTTGTCCCTGGAATTGTGAACAATGCTACCGTGACACGGGGCTGTGTGCCAAATGTTGGCCTGGATTTCGAGGTCATGCTTGCGAATTGCGTAAGTTAATATGGCATATTATATATActacatttaaaatatcttgttCTTTTGGGGCATTTTGAATCGAATAGTTGATAAGTTGTTATTCTTATTTCGTTTCTTTTTTGGATATTATAGACTCCGCCTTTAAATTCtgtacatttttctttaactaagaaattattttttgagtACCACTAGGTAATCAAATATATCGGTTGAGCTGATATCAAATAAGGTCCAAAGGGTTTTGGAGTAGATTTGCACGTAGCTCGACTGTATTCTAAGATCTTTGCATCAGTTTAAGGTTGACTCCTTGttagttttattaatattttgtttttaatattcacTAAATGAGCGATAACAAGCTTAAATAGTCATTTATGAAATGTACTTAACTTTAAGTTACAAAATCGAATGTTAGTGTTGTTACATACTTGAGTAATGTAACGTTATATATCAGTACTTTTATCTCCAGGCCAACTAAACGGAacgaaaaatgtttaaaacaaggTAATAAAAATGCGTTCATAATATATTTGTCTGTATTCATTTTTCTATTATCCACATTCAGTCATAAGAGTAGGACTATTTAAGacttttaatgttaaataacatgttattgaCTAgcgtaaaacaatatattttgaccATAACTTATTCCAGAGTCGGTGTTTTGATGTGCTATAGAATAGTGAgttaattattctttttatcaGTGAACAGGAATCATGCTAAAATGTTTTCATCTGATGCAGTGAACAGAAATACAGGCTTCAGGTTTCGAATTcaagtttttaaatacatactgattaaaataatcaatacaaGTTTTCAATTAAGATTTGTTAAATAAAGGCTGATCAGTAAATTAGTTTTAAGTATTTAATCATGGATGCcttattcattattttcaaaatcacCAAACTTCTCTTTGTCAATAGGGCATCGACAACGGAGGTAATCAAATGGTGCAATCATTCTTTTCCTCTCCATAGTCAGACTCAGAAACATattaaaatgttgatatatCTGATACACCTTAAATcagaatatttacatatatgcgTGGGTCATTTAGATCAACACATAGTTTTGTTTATACTAAATCGAGTCCAGCATTATTTCGATCATTGAGCAGACGAAATCACATGTCAAAGTTGTCTTTAAtacaaaaatgggggggggggggtgaaattCGCGTATATCTGAGCACTTGCGGTAAAATATTTTAGACTAGTGGATATTTAGGGGTTGTCGataaaacaatttgcaagaaaaaatataGTCTTCAATCTTGATTTATTTATGCTAAGGCCGCATCAGCTGTGTGTGTTTATCACCTTTGCGGTATTAGATCTTGTCCTTTTGGTAGTTTGAATATTTGCCATAAGGATCACACTATTCCAACTATACTATAATTTGTCAAGTATAGCTCCAATGATTTCTCCAAATTAAAAACAACGACGTTCTTTCCTAagatcaaatatttaattattacagCTTGCCAAGCTATAGGTAACGTTACAACGTCATCCAGTGTTATTTACAATGGACCTATATACCAGGCGCTGTTGTCTTCCAATGGACTTTATTATCCGGGCACTGAACGAGGATatgcatatataaatatgacTTTATCTGAGAAGTCGACAAACATTGTTGGTCTGTCCTTCACCCTTCATCAGGCATCCAACGTGATGGTTACCTTACTGGATAACAAACAATCTGTTATCAAGAAAGTGAGTATTGTTATAAATTAATTGTGATAACGAAAAAAAGTGATGTAATtgcaaatattatatttttacgtTAATTGCGTGTATCTTGTTCTGCCTCGCGCAACGTTAAAAGTATTATGAGCGGTATTGTGCATTTTTTGCCCTTAAAACTAACGTTTTataaaaagctttaaaataaggtggaaGATAGTCataatcatattgaaaaaagtGTTAAAAGTTATCACCACATTGACATCGTAATGAAGAAATGACGTTGTAAAGACTatcttttttgataaattaatgttttgtagcaaaatatatgtgttttccgatggttttttgactgagaaacatcgagcgcaggcttgctcaagcactatttttagtataattttctgaagaaaaactTCGCACTAGAGCAGATGTGCGCCGTAtatttccgaatgcaaaatGTAAAgcaaatgagaatattttcatttgtttgcaaatttgagGGAGTTAGGTCACTTGgatgacgtcatagatacacagccaatgagcaatgatgactaaaattaagattaaagtgTTAGGCGTTCACTGAACAATGAGttttgaagatttgatttttatacgatactattcaGAAACTAGTTTAAACTGGGGCAGATATTTGGCCATTCTTTTTTGTTAGACGATTATATATGTTAACGGAagttagtacatgtaaaacaataataattgaTATTGTTCAATATCCAGAAAAATgtagtaatatatatattcttgcATATATAATTCcttataggaatatatagaatttcGAAAACGTTCAAAGctgtgtgaactttttaatgacgtcacaatgaacaTACAGCAGGCTTAACGCTTTTCGCTTGGAATTATTGTACACATAAGaacacagatttttttttacaatctttAACAGCTTGAATCTTTCAAATTTAAGTATATGTAATCAATAgcaatgttttaaaagattacCGGGATATGAGTGTGGTTGGTATATGATCAAATCTTTTGCGAATCCTTTCGGTCTTCACAAAATTAAATCaggtgaccaaccaagttcataaaaccgtgaactttttaaattgctgtcaATGTTTTAATTGTCCATACATAGAGCAACCTTAAAATCATGAATTAGTTATTCGTGCATTTTTGCAGTATTTCGAACACTCCTCAGACAATCAGAAATGGAATGTAAAAGTAATTAACAGCGTGACCTCCCAGGTTCATTCCATCAGTGTAGCGGTGGTGTATAAGCACCAGTTTACTATCTCAAGTATGAGGCTTCCTCTGcgaaaatgcaaaaatgaagATATATCATCTGAGGTAtgctataaataaaaatataacttaaTTGTGATGGTATTTTTGGGGAAAAATTATTGCATATTATTAAACTCCTTAATAAATCAAATCGATaaagtaaaatgataaatgtgatagaaaaactttaaaaaatgaaacgtTTACAACAAAACTTTGTTCTCTTTATTTCAGGCACAGAAGAATGATGATGTATTTAAATACCTCTAAAGATTcattttaatggatttttttagtgtaaaaattttaacaaaacgtAATTCTCTTTTTCACGTGTTTGATTGGAACTCATTTTTGTGTATTTCGAAAAACAATGCTATCTTATGATATGAACAATATTAAACATTGCACTTATACGcaagtttttcttttttattgtttgtgcCAAAATTAATACATAGAGTTTACGTAAAGCACGAACTACTaggttttttttagagaaatatGTACCAATAAACATATAACTATGAATATGTATTAATTATAAAGACAAATCATGAATTTAATTGAATAAGAAAAAACGTGTTTGTTTCTGAATGGTGATATCAGTTGATGAAACAATGATTTAGCTCTGTTAGTGTCGCTATTggttaaatgaattttcataatcaataacatgaattttcataaataataacatgaattttattatttattattgatctgacatgatattttatttatcaataaaataagaGATTTTTATGATAAGAGTCATTGGGAAAAACCTATTTGGTATAGAGATATCGTTTGAAAGGAAAGAAAATATGGATAAATAgaaatcaattaatttattactttttattttaataatttcttcAAAAAAATCAGAGAGCTAAAAGGCTATCGCTTAATGCTAGTTCTAAGCAGACATGCTATCAAATTGTTATTAAtgatactagactttgacccgtgtgtGCACGGGTTCACATTGCTTATgctatcggacatttacgaaatagatacatcgacacaccgtaatATGTTGAAATTTACATCAATCCCCACATACTGCTTAGAATAAGCTGTGTCTCGGCACAGActttcaccacagttaaaatgcatTCCATAATACccgttatgtacatgtagcaaaatattgcagaaTCATTTCGATacgatttttgagaaaattaataaagctgcattgaaaataatagcGCATATTTCAGATTGTCTCGTAATATGCGCCGTTATCAAAGTTCTCCCCCGCAATAATCatctaatttttttatgtctacATAATGTATCCGGGATTTTATTATCCGATCGCATACGGTTTGACATTTAGGCACTTTATTTCCcgattatctcccttttttcATACAGCAGCGGAAAGGAAAGGTTGGTAATTTAAGGagcccaaaatatttttatgatttctaAATACCCGCCCAACCCAACccttgttttacatgtattgtggtatgtgttctttttttttacaaattttaaggacatactacatgtacctttaGTTTATTGAGTTAATGTTATGAAATAGTTTGCTGCCGTTTGGTTTTTGCTCTCTCTTTTCAGCAGATAGCTGGGTAAATGGTCCGATGATGGTGACCTGGACAGCTCCCTTTGGGTTACTGCTTACGTCACAGTGGTCGAGAGGGCGTAATTGTCACCTTCAATTTAACCATCcaactgattttatcatgtagTGAGTTTGTTGTGGTTGGTGTtgatgtatatagatatattatGTGGACTAATAAGACAtttgagtaaaaaaaatctttattatgtaatacaaatatattatcaaattttgtgttgaATTGTGTCCGTAGCACGATTGCGGTCAACCCAGCGTGCTACTTTTCCCAGCAGGGAGGGCATAAAATGTTGATGTAGGGGGTATGCCATGTTGTCGACTACCCCATTGTTGTAACAATTTTTGACCACTGTGGACTTTACCTGCCAACTTAATAAATCCGTTCATAAACACTTgtgttgtttaaaatatacttatataagGTCTTtgataacagtcaaaatattcATAACAAACTATGTTGAGGCTGTAAATTGCTTTCatctaaaatttaattcatataaatgaagAATGCAACACTTGTTGACCAACTTTTTTTACTCGCTTCCAAATTACACACCAatttgacattcggaactctcgggacttttcatattaaatgccaTGAGTtagagttagagttatctcccgtattacTTTTGATGATcagaatatataacaaattttcaatgaaaattgtcACGTATTTGTAATACCGTGTCTGAGTTTATCAATGCAAATCTAATATTAAGGAGACATAAACTAAATCGCCTCTCGTGTtaagcgtgaatgtaatgcgcatgcacaagattatgaaaaaaaaacaaaaaaaacaacagatgACTTCCGGATTTTTAACAGAAATtgttgttgattattaattagcgaagcttcactgagaaaaaataaaaacaaattggtaatcttcaagtaccgatgatatttaaaatgtataaagagAGTACTCTTCCAATTTCTTGGTATTACAGCCCAAAAtttatagtagtatagataacaATAGTCGGTTTTGGTTTGTTTCATCGTCAGCTTATCATTGTTATTTACTCTGTAATGACAAAACCAAATGATAACAGGCTTCAGCCAAAGACAGGGGCGTTGCTGGTTCAAACCCCGCCTTGATCACGTCATATTGTGTCTTAAGCACTTTCACACGGCACTATTTGCATTGTCTTAGTCAACAAAGCTCAAAATGGGTTCCGACATCACATATACTGGAAGTTTACCTCCGATGAACTGGTGTCTCATGAGAGGGGTAGAGGGTAAATGCACTACGCTAATTATTTTTCAGCGCAAGGgatgttaaggaagcatatggaatctagAGTAACATGCAACTCAGTAAAATCACACATCTTAGttaatatgtacatattcaaatatctaagcaacgaagcgtaaaccaaaaacaaataaaaaatatcgaAGACAATTTTGTGTtcaaaaaattagttttagtATTGAGTATAACGTAGTTtaacacattgatgacgtcatgactataAGTTGAATGTCATGTGAATTTGAttggaaagcattgtaaacatactCAAAATATAACttatctaagaactctaataaagtataaTGTGATGTGATTTATAGAGAattaaacataagaatactgggagaGATGTTAGctaaatcaaataaaaggtatgtaaatttgctttcatttctcggccaggctttccccTGTCATTGTTTACGATATAATATACTGACAGATTCTAGTGATAAAGACACAATATAGATTTAATTCTGTTCTTTTGCCCGAAAAATTAATTTGACAACGCTTAAagggtacatgtatgtgtagtGCCTGTCATTTTTTTTACGGATATCTTTGTGAAAAACTATCTTCCTGAATATCTGACTGCGATCGCATACGTACTTTTcgagatattttgagaaaactcGATTTCACACTTAAAGGATTTTTTGATGAAGCCGACTTGTTTCGATAATAACTGTGACGTCACGCGGTCAATGAAAAACCACAAATTCGTATGTAAACAGTTCGCTGTATTgcattattttatctatttttatctctgtatatctttatcatcaACTCTGGATGACATAATCTATCGTTCAAAACCATATTTTTAATCCCGCGAAAACgccaaatttgaaaaattgtttgctTTCTGAATTCATTCAATTGTGTAACGTACTTCGCATGACAATTTAAAGGCGATGAAGAAAATTAGCGATCAATCAAAGCAATATTGTTATAAGAGACATATTGTCGTTTATcttgttaatattgtcattctttcagATAATTTGTCCATGACATTTTTACtaatatttaagtattttttacatactttGTAGAATGTCACGGGGGATCTGATACTCATATTTTACATTCcttgtcaaaattttaatttagaaattaCCACCAAATTAATGATCAACGCAATTTATTTCGGGAATAACAGTTTGATTACACTAAGCAAAATAAGACTTTGATAAGTGAATTGTaacttttgtcatttttttagtgactaaataaataacaatacagTGCACTTATTTTTAACACTATTTACTTATTGATAGTTTCTTGATTCGTTAAAACTGCTTGACGGACTATACACATTTGTTAGCTTATGAACGCCTGATATTGCacagtgttttgttttttttttttgctttatctGGTTATACAGGAGTAGTTTATTATACACAAACTCAGTCAAcagtctagaggtgtgaaaccccTCTTAGTTCACAAGACCTGTGTACCATGTGTATGCATAATCCAAATACGCACGTGTCTGAAGCAGTAGCTTCGTTAATTTACCTGTTTATTTGTGTCGCATCCTAATGCACATCGTTTATCATGTTTTATCTCTGTACAACCTTCATGATCGGAGTCTTCTACTTGACAGGTTTATTATGTCAGAAACGTTATAAAGTGAACagatttgtttttgtcttttttttaaacatttccttaATCGTCAAAATTTTTGATTTCTGTAATTTCgaaaatatgtattatttttataacatttattaGTTTTTAGTATTTTGTAGTTTCTGaagcatttttcaaattttc from Crassostrea angulata isolate pt1a10 unplaced genomic scaffold, ASM2561291v2 HiC_scaffold_118, whole genome shotgun sequence encodes the following:
- the LOC128169317 gene encoding uncharacterized protein LOC128169317, whose product is MNLACEKDTWQTSEKYPSSKAVDGLCGNLSESGGQCAVSLESNADVTWLVDLGTIQSIHKIVIHYRTDEMPFANSDLAGTFLGFSVYVSNTTVKEDGYLCYHDTTYTPSTIPSSLTIECTMPGRYVIYFNTREGNLSTKSGYSTKAQINLCEVEVYGCPLGFYGVHCSKTCPVNCHHCSIVSGECLGDCRPGFSGQFCDNYERINMALHRPTFQLHTLFDGQPSSRLVDGKKSDLNILSSQCTSTQDGQSFVMWRVDLENYRRIERIVIYSRTDNKKWDVNNGFTRRLLGFSVAVSNTTDYNHGVICYHERKYNKYTIPSIVDFFCSAVGRYVIFYNERRPGISYPEDYSQYAFVDLCEIEVYGCPIPQYGFEQPACTLPCAALCKYDMENLSYRKQTWLSSPFSPFMAADKAVDGRYTSRHYSSGQCAISKPSTQITWWVNLGKIHRIELVVIYFRTDNVQWGINNGYTAVFLGFSLYISNSTNRLDGILCHHDTNYTRETIPDHVTIDCPYHGQYVIFYNERLPGVTYPSGYSNLAYGDLCEVEVYGGCPSPVGKNPQCSRPCPWNCEQCYRDTGLCAKCWPGFRGHACELPCQAIGNVTTSSSVIYNGPIYQALLSSNGLYYPGTERGYAYINMTLSEKSTNIVGLSFTLHQASNVMVTLLDNKQSVIKKYFEHSSDNQKWNVKVINSVTSQVHSISVAVVYKHQFTISSMRLPLRKCKNEDISSEAQKNDDVFKYL